TCAAAAAGAAAGATATTCATAGTCCTACTTTTACGTTAATGAATATCTATCCTGGACCGAAAGTGCCGATATATCATTTTGATTTATATCGCATTAAAAAGCCAAAAGAGATTGAGGCAATTGGTTATGAAGACTTTTTTTATGGAGAAGGAATTTCTGTTGTGGAGTGGGCGGATCGTCTCGGACCTCTTTTACCAAAAGCGTATTTGTCTATTAAGCTTGAGCATAAATCAGAAGACGAGAGATTTATTACAGTTATGGGCAAGACTAAGTATTTTAAAGAGTTGGTAGAAAAAATAAAGGTATGAACGTTTTAAATCTTGATAGTTCAACGAAAATATTTAGTATCGCGGTTTCTAAAGACAAAGAAATATTATCCACGTGTAGCTTAAGATTAGAAAAAGCATTGTCGGTTTCTATTATTCCAATGATTGACAGTGTTCTTAAGAAAGCAAATTTTTCCCTAGAAAATATTGATGGGTTTGCCGTAGGTGTTGGGCCAGGTTCTTTTACGAGCCTTCGCGTTGGCCTTTCAACGGTTAAGGCTTTTGGCATGGTAACTCAAAAGCCTGTGGTAGGCGTTTCAAGTTTAGATGTGATTGCGCAAGGTGCAAAAGATTTAGGATCAGATCAGATTTGTGTTTTGTGTGATGCAAGGCGTAGCATGGTTTTTTCTAGTGTCTATAAAATAAGAAATAATCAGTTAAAGAGGGTTAGCGCCTATTTTTTATCTGAAGCTAAAGATGTTTTGAAGAAAATTAAAGGAGATTGTTTGTTTGTTGGCGATGGCGTTGAAATCTTTGAAAAAGAAATCAAAGCATATTTTAAGGGGAAGAATAATATTGTATTTGGGGATGAGAAAAATAATTATGCGAAAGCAGATGATTTGGCGGTCTTGTCTTTTGAGCGATTTAAAAGTAAGAAAATAGATAATATTAACACGTTAACACCAATGTATTTATACCCAAAAGATTGTCAGGTGAGGCGATGAGAAAAAAGACGATTTGTTCGCCGATGGCGTGGACAGAAATAAATACCAAAGCACTTGTTTCAAATATAAAAGCGATTAAGCGGTTAGCAAAAAAGAGCACAGGTGTTTTGGCTGTAGTAAAGGCTAATGCTTATGGCCATGGTTTAGAGAAAGTTGCCAAGACTTTGAATAAGCAAGGCGTGAAGTTTTTTGGTATTTCTGATATTAATGAAGGAATTGCTCTTAGAAATTTAGGGATTAAAAAGCGTATTATGATTTTGGAGAGTATTTTGCCTGAAAATGCAGAATATTTAGTTGAGCATAATATTACGCCTGTTGTTTGTACGTTTGAATTAGCGAAAGCTTTAAATTATTTTGCATCCAAGAGAAAAAAGAAATTTTGTATTCATATTAAAATTGATACGGGCATGAGTCGTCTTGGTGTTTGCCAGGCAAAGGTGTCTGATTTTATTGATCAGGTTTCTTGTTTACCATGGATTGTCATTGAAGGGCTTTGTACTCATTTTCCTCTTGCTGATACGAATAGTAGTTTTACAAAGAATCAAATTAAAACTATTCTTCGCTTAGCAAAGAAAGCCAAAGAGGAAGTCGCAACTATTAAATATGTGCATGCGGCGAACAGCATGGGGCTTGTTGCTTTTGATCATCAAGGATTCAATCTTGCTCGTACGGGATTGATGCTTTATGGACTTTATCCATCGATGAAAATAAGGAAGAAAATTAAGCTTGTCCCGGCGATGAGTGTAAAGTCTCGCATTTGTTTTATTAAGAGCATTTCTAAGGGGCGAGGCGTTAGCTACGGTCATACTTTTGTGACCAACAGGAAGATGTCGGTTGCGACAGTTTCTATTGGCTATAGCGATGGATATTTAAGATCTTTTTCAAATAAAGCTAAAGTGATTATTCAAAGTCAGCTGTGCCCAGTTATTGGAAATGTGACCATGGATCAAATTATGGTGGATGTTAGCCGTGTTAAGAATATAAAAATTGGTGATGAAGTGTGTGTGATGGGCAGACAAGGGAATCAAAAGGTGACGGCTGATGATTTGGCAAAAATTGCAAAGACAATTAACTATGAGATTACTTGTTGTTTAGGTAACAGATGATAAATCTGTTTGTCTACAAGGCAAACAAAAATATTAAGGAGGGAATTATGAAGAAAAGTACAGAGCAACAGATTCAAGAGCTAGAAGAAAAATTGAATTCTGTTAAGGCGCAAGACTTTATGACGACAAATGTTGTGATGGCTCAAGAGGATTTAAGTTTGGCTGAAGTTGCAGACTTTATGATAAAAAAACGTATTAGTGGATTGCCCGTTTCTGGAAAAGATGGTCAGCCAACTGGCATGATCACAGCAACAGATTTGTTTACTTTGATTGATATTATTCGCTCTGGATCGATTAAGGAAGATGCTTTGAATCCAAAAGTTAGTTTTGCGATGTCAGCTAGAATTATTAGCATTGAAAAAACAACATCATTGGCTGAAATCATTGATATTATGAAACGAAAAAATATTCATACA
The sequence above is drawn from the Candidatus Omnitrophota bacterium genome and encodes:
- the tsaE gene encoding tRNA (adenosine(37)-N6)-threonylcarbamoyltransferase complex ATPase subunit type 1 TsaE, yielding MSFKYLSESVKKTEQLGKILAKNLKPGDIVCLFGELGSGKTVLAKGIAQGLRIKKKDIHSPTFTLMNIYPGPKVPIYHFDLYRIKKPKEIEAIGYEDFFYGEGISVVEWADRLGPLLPKAYLSIKLEHKSEDERFITVMGKTKYFKELVEKIKV
- the tsaB gene encoding tRNA (adenosine(37)-N6)-threonylcarbamoyltransferase complex dimerization subunit type 1 TsaB, whose protein sequence is MNVLNLDSSTKIFSIAVSKDKEILSTCSLRLEKALSVSIIPMIDSVLKKANFSLENIDGFAVGVGPGSFTSLRVGLSTVKAFGMVTQKPVVGVSSLDVIAQGAKDLGSDQICVLCDARRSMVFSSVYKIRNNQLKRVSAYFLSEAKDVLKKIKGDCLFVGDGVEIFEKEIKAYFKGKNNIVFGDEKNNYAKADDLAVLSFERFKSKKIDNINTLTPMYLYPKDCQVRR
- the alr gene encoding alanine racemase produces the protein MRKKTICSPMAWTEINTKALVSNIKAIKRLAKKSTGVLAVVKANAYGHGLEKVAKTLNKQGVKFFGISDINEGIALRNLGIKKRIMILESILPENAEYLVEHNITPVVCTFELAKALNYFASKRKKKFCIHIKIDTGMSRLGVCQAKVSDFIDQVSCLPWIVIEGLCTHFPLADTNSSFTKNQIKTILRLAKKAKEEVATIKYVHAANSMGLVAFDHQGFNLARTGLMLYGLYPSMKIRKKIKLVPAMSVKSRICFIKSISKGRGVSYGHTFVTNRKMSVATVSIGYSDGYLRSFSNKAKVIIQSQLCPVIGNVTMDQIMVDVSRVKNIKIGDEVCVMGRQGNQKVTADDLAKIAKTINYEITCCLGNR
- a CDS encoding CBS domain-containing protein encodes the protein MKKSTEQQIQELEEKLNSVKAQDFMTTNVVMAQEDLSLAEVADFMIKKRISGLPVSGKDGQPTGMITATDLFTLIDIIRSGSIKEDALNPKVSFAMSARIISIEKTTSLAEIIDIMKRKNIHTIPVYEDGKMVGVAGRRDVFKNFYSIAQGIASEQ